Proteins encoded by one window of Babylonia areolata isolate BAREFJ2019XMU chromosome 8, ASM4173473v1, whole genome shotgun sequence:
- the LOC143284729 gene encoding lysosomal phospholipase A and acyltransferase-like → MFFKLVLLLLSSSCSCLCVRGDAGHAGPWAGRGDRDVDMYASDGDSIVHTVTRKSQGRSPVILVPGLGGSQLWAKLTGKRSRPHWFCKRTTSDYFNIWLSLTEMLPMVIDCTLDNFRLHYDAKNHVTRNTQGVDIQPLHFGHPRSIEWLTPYFDKAQDTRKTFLSRGKGAVGRGGGDGGVGVSSSSSSSSSSLYRARTLLRKLEEVSAAKLLGDASHADVWLAGKTTTTTTTTTTMMTTTTTTTTKKKKKTTKMGNDINNKKSMKEGRVLGGGGVLTAPALRFRSISDLAYFSDLVKELVSNGYTRGVDVMAAPYDFRKAPNEMQEFFNKTKRLIEDTYARNGNSSVVVVAHSMGNPVMLYFYNHVVSQDWKDRHVRSHVALSAPWGGAIKALKLMCSGEPMGLKYVKATAIRSIQRSMPSVAWLLPSRSLWPPHQVVVTTPRRNYTVSHYRQLFRDLDYDDGFRMWLDTRDLVSDLKFPGVEMHCLYGVGVKTPGRLVYKGEAFPDHAPEVEADDGDGTVNRRSLEAFIPWQQQQQQQHGSSSRPVKSLRLEQVSHIGILKDRQAIQYVLNVASRRP, encoded by the exons TACACACGGTGACGAGAAAGTCTCAGGGCCGCAGTCCGGTCATCCTGG tGCCAGGGCTAGGGGGCAGTCAGCTTTGGGCGAAGCTGACGGGGAAGAGGTCCAGGCCTCACTGGTTCTGCAAGCGGACCACCTCAGACTACTTCAACATCTGGCTTAGTCTCACGGAGATGCTTCCTATGGTCATTGACTGCACCTTGGACAACttcag ACTCCACTACGACGCCAAGAACCACGTCACCCGCAACACGCAGGGCGTCGACATCCAACCGCTGCACTTCGGTCACCCCAGGAGCATTGAATGGCTTACCCCTTACTTCGACAAGGCCCAGGACACGCGCAAAACCTTCCTCAGCCGTGGAAAAGGAGCCGTCGGCAGAGGCGGAGGTGACGGTGGCGTTGgtgtatcgtcgtcgtcgtcgtcgtcgtcgtcgtcgttgtacaGAGCCAGGACGCTGCTCAGAAAGCTGGAGGAAGTATCTGCTGCCAAGCTTCTTGGCGACGCTTCTCATGCGGATGTCTGGCTCGCAgggaagacgacaacgacgacaacaacgacgacgacgatgatgactacaacgacgacgacgacgacgaagaagaagaagaagacgacgaagatgggaaacgacatcaacaacaagaagagcatgAAAGAAGGACGAGTGCTTGGTGGTGGAGGAGTGTTGACGGCACCCGCTCTACGCTTTCGATCCATCTCTGACT tggccTATTTCTCTGACCTGGTCAAGGAGCTGGTATCCAATGGCTACACCAGAGGCGTGGACGTGATGGCGGCACCTTACGACTTCAGGAAGGCGCCCA ACGAGATGCAGGAGTTTTTCAACAAAACGAAGCGACTCATCGAGGACACCTACGCCAGGAACGGCAACTCTAGCGTCGTGGTGGTGGCACACTCGATGGGCAATCCCGTCATGCTCTACTTCTACAACCACGTGGTCAGCCAGGACTGGAAGGACCGCCATGTGCGCTCGCATGTGGCCTTGTCGGCACCATGGGGTGGAGCCATCAAAGCCCTGAAGCTCATGTGTTCTG gtGAACCCATGGGGCTGAAGTATGTCAAGGCCACCGCCATCCGCAGCATCCAGCGGAGCATGCCCAGCGTGGCCTGGCTCCTGCCCTCGCGTTCCCTGTGGCCGCCTCACCAGGTGGTGGTCACCACCCCTCGCCGGAACTACACGGTCAGCCACTACCGCCAGCTCTTCCGAGACCTGGACTATGACGACGGCTTCCGCATGTGGCTGGACACTCGGGACTTGGTCTCTG ACCTGAAGTTTCCGGGGGTGGAGATGCACTGTCTGTACGGTGTGGGCGTGAAGACTCCGGGGAGACTGGTCTACAAGGGGGAGGCATTTCCCGACCATGCCCCTGAG gTGGAGGCTGATGACGGAGACGGCACAGTGAACAGACGCAGCCTGGAAGCCTTCATaccatggcagcagcagcagcagcagcagcatggcaGTTCCTCACGGCCCGTCAAAAGCCTCCGGCTGGAGCAGGTCAGCCACATCGGCATCCTCAAGGACCGGCAGGCCATCCAGTACGTCCTCAACGTGGCCTCCCGGCGACCTTGA